One part of the Oceanispirochaeta sp. M1 genome encodes these proteins:
- a CDS encoding carbohydrate ABC transporter permease produces the protein MKKIKNSLIYILLSLAAISMLFPFMWMLMNSFNTESSIFKVPPNLIPDLLFTPRMFENYQQVLGTFHFGRYTLNSFMVAGTSAMGQVLTCSLAGFTFAMMKFRGRNVLFALLLGTMMIPVQVTIIPEFILMMKINWLDTYLPLIVPSLLLGSFGTFMYKEFFENVPSSLLDAGAVDGAGAFTIYFKLYLPQSQSQAATLFIIAFMNNWNDLLRPILYISSEKLMTVTMALTQFQSQYTAKWNLLLTGGVLSILPLLALYMFLQKYIIEGVSSTGTKG, from the coding sequence ATGAAAAAAATAAAAAACAGTCTTATTTATATACTTTTGTCCCTGGCAGCGATTTCTATGCTGTTCCCTTTTATGTGGATGCTGATGAATTCATTCAACACGGAGAGCAGTATATTCAAAGTGCCCCCTAATCTCATCCCGGATCTCCTTTTTACGCCCAGAATGTTTGAAAACTACCAGCAGGTCCTGGGAACCTTCCATTTCGGCCGTTATACACTGAACAGCTTCATGGTCGCTGGAACATCGGCTATGGGACAGGTTCTGACATGTTCCTTAGCGGGCTTTACTTTTGCCATGATGAAATTCCGTGGGAGGAATGTTCTCTTTGCTCTGCTTCTTGGAACCATGATGATCCCGGTCCAGGTAACCATAATTCCCGAATTCATTTTGATGATGAAAATAAACTGGCTGGACACATATCTACCCCTGATTGTACCAAGTCTTCTATTGGGTTCATTCGGAACGTTTATGTACAAAGAATTTTTTGAAAATGTACCTTCTTCCTTACTGGATGCCGGAGCGGTAGACGGTGCCGGAGCATTTACAATTTATTTCAAACTGTATCTTCCTCAAAGCCAGAGTCAGGCTGCCACACTGTTCATCATTGCCTTCATGAATAACTGGAATGATCTTCTGAGACCGATTCTCTACATCTCTTCAGAAAAACTGATGACCGTTACGATGGCCTTAACTCAGTTCCAGTCTCAGTACACGGCCAAATGGAACCTTCTGCTCACCGGAGGAGTGTTGTCCATACTGCCTCTACTGGCCCTCTATATGTTTTTGCAGAAATATATTATTGAAGGTGTCTCAAGCACCGGTACCAAGGGCTGA